The genomic segment ATTTGGTCAGAAGCCTCTTTCCTCTTTTCAGTAACTAGAGGCTTGAAAACAAttacttcatcatcatcctcctcacCCATACAAATCTGTTGATCTTGCTGCATCACTGGTGAGTTATGCTTCACCATTACTTGGTTATCTTGCAAAGCATCAGCTTTAGGTGGGCTTGAATGAGAATCCAGCAAGTCATCTGACGGTTTTACACCAAcaagaaacttcttcttcttagaatcATAATACACATGATTTTGATCAACTTTGATCACACTGGTCAAAGCTTTTCCTGCTGCTAGGATCCTCTTTATACGAGCTTTCTTTTCCTTGGGACCTTCAGTTCCAAAGGAATGTTTCCGTGAGAAGTCGAGAATAGTCTGAGCTGGAAGCAGTGGCAAAAATCCTCTTAGTTCATAGTCCTCCCATAGTGCAAGTCGATTTTCAGTTT from the Camelina sativa cultivar DH55 unplaced genomic scaffold, Cs unpScaffold04981, whole genome shotgun sequence genome contains:
- the LOC109131777 gene encoding protein SMG7-like translates to MSLYDERETENRLALWEDYELRGFLPLLPAQTILDFSRKHSFGTEGPKEKKARIKRILAAGKALTSVIKVDQNHVYYDSKKKKFLVGVKPSDDLLDSHSSPPKADALQDNQVMVKHNSPVMQQDQQICMGEEDDDEVIVFKPLVTEKRKEASD